The following are from one region of the Erwinia billingiae Eb661 genome:
- a CDS encoding MurR/RpiR family transcriptional regulator yields MLNVKGITVLDILWQLQTAQARFPAPQSRVARFVLDNLTFTSQASIEQLATKAGVSAETLTAFARSVGCKDLNDFMAQLRALNSKQVDENSVAPAVTGDIDFSTTTALEKLAAKAGIGPDMLKRFARSIGREDFSDILFQIRRRLNELSQQEAKVARAVLEDVDFASSASIEQLATRSGVSPATITRFAKSVGCEDIRELRMKLAQASTSHSRYLPAREATNLPAAWQQTLAGVEQALQTQLQTSDTHAFSQAAACLKKARSVTLFAMGNQDAPFASELQHRLLEAGIMTTLCQESNLMRMTAATLSDDHALLVLTTDEADIMLQAAVLQAREHGLPIVTLAPASSPLAAMSQHLIALPAGQKLARYGVLMAIDLLLAEWQ; encoded by the coding sequence GTGTTAAACGTCAAAGGCATAACGGTTCTGGATATTCTCTGGCAGTTGCAAACAGCACAGGCTCGCTTTCCCGCCCCACAGTCGCGGGTCGCGCGCTTTGTGCTGGATAACTTAACGTTTACTTCTCAGGCCAGTATTGAACAGCTGGCCACGAAGGCAGGGGTAAGTGCTGAGACGCTGACGGCTTTCGCACGCTCGGTAGGATGCAAAGATTTGAATGATTTTATGGCGCAGTTGCGGGCCCTGAACAGCAAACAGGTCGACGAGAATAGCGTTGCGCCTGCCGTCACCGGGGATATCGATTTTTCGACCACCACCGCGCTGGAGAAGCTCGCCGCTAAGGCCGGCATCGGCCCGGATATGCTCAAGCGGTTTGCGCGCTCGATTGGCCGGGAAGACTTCAGCGATATTCTGTTCCAGATCCGCCGCCGCCTGAACGAGCTGAGCCAGCAGGAAGCGAAGGTTGCCCGTGCGGTGCTGGAAGATGTCGACTTCGCCTCGTCCGCCTCGATTGAACAGCTTGCGACCCGCTCCGGCGTCAGCCCGGCGACGATCACGCGCTTTGCCAAATCGGTGGGCTGTGAAGATATCCGTGAGTTGAGGATGAAGCTGGCTCAGGCCAGCACCAGCCATTCACGCTATCTGCCGGCCAGAGAGGCCACGAATCTGCCTGCCGCATGGCAGCAGACGCTTGCAGGCGTTGAGCAGGCGCTGCAAACGCAGCTGCAGACCAGCGATACCCACGCCTTCAGCCAGGCCGCTGCCTGTCTTAAAAAAGCCCGCAGCGTGACGCTATTTGCGATGGGCAATCAGGATGCGCCGTTTGCCAGTGAGCTACAGCATCGTCTGCTGGAAGCGGGCATCATGACCACCCTTTGCCAGGAAAGTAATCTGATGCGGATGACGGCCGCCACGCTAAGCGACGATCACGCGCTGCTGGTGCTGACCACCGATGAAGCCGATATCATGCTGCAAGCGGCGGTGTTACAGGCGCGCGAGCACGGTTTGCCGATCGTCACCCTTGCCCCAGCCTCCAGCCCGCTGGCGGCAATGTCACAGCATCTGATTGCCCTGCCTGCCGGGCAGAAACTGGCGCGTTATGGTGTGTTAATGGCGATTGATTTACTGCTGGCGGAGTGGCAATAA
- a CDS encoding YhbP family protein, with protein MSASENLSAISRYLKKQHVLSLCSGNPVWCANCFYVYDAEKVAFWLMTETETRHGAQIAQDPLVAGTINGQPRSVLLIKGVQYSGKIALLQGEEELHARKAYIKRFPVAAKVSAPLWQITLDELKMTDNALGFGKKLSWIRG; from the coding sequence ATGTCAGCAAGCGAAAACCTTAGCGCGATTAGCCGCTATCTTAAAAAACAACATGTGCTGTCTCTTTGCAGCGGCAATCCCGTGTGGTGTGCCAACTGCTTTTACGTCTATGACGCCGAAAAGGTCGCGTTCTGGTTGATGACGGAAACCGAAACCCGTCACGGTGCGCAAATCGCCCAGGATCCATTGGTGGCCGGCACCATCAATGGACAGCCCAGGTCAGTGTTGCTGATAAAAGGGGTGCAATATTCTGGCAAGATCGCCTTGCTGCAAGGCGAAGAAGAGCTTCATGCCCGCAAAGCCTACATCAAGCGTTTCCCGGTCGCGGCAAAAGTCTCCGCACCGTTATGGCAGATAACGCTGGATGAATTGAAGATGACCGACAATGCGTTGGGATTTGGCAAAAAGCTGAGTTGGATCAGAGGATAA
- a CDS encoding permease, whose protein sequence is MSHITSSRLALPVFARWKPLLFLAVVVIGLWVVKWQPYYLKTFLAADTHSIGKSLLANPSEHPLQAAWDYAQVYFLAVWKAAVLGVILGSLVQVLIPRNWLLRTLGQPRFSGTLFGTLLSLPGMMCTCCAAPVAAGLRKSSASVGGTLAFWLGNPILNPATLVFMGFVLGWQFAAIRLVAGLLMVLGIARLVQKMTPDAQVSNVVPLRPKTDNTPFLRRWFRALWTLFWNTIPLYILAVLLLGAARVWLFPHADGLVSNTLFWVVAMAITGCLFVIPTAAEIPIVQTMMLAGMGMAPALALLMTLPAVSVPSLLMLHGALPARSLWLTGALVALSGMLVGGVSLLLL, encoded by the coding sequence ATGTCCCATATAACCTCGTCACGCCTTGCTCTTCCTGTGTTTGCCAGGTGGAAACCGCTGCTGTTTTTGGCTGTGGTGGTCATCGGGCTGTGGGTCGTCAAGTGGCAGCCTTATTACCTGAAAACCTTCCTCGCGGCGGATACGCACAGCATCGGTAAATCCCTGTTGGCCAACCCCAGCGAGCATCCTTTACAGGCCGCCTGGGACTACGCGCAGGTCTATTTTCTTGCGGTATGGAAAGCCGCCGTGCTGGGCGTGATCCTCGGTTCTCTGGTACAGGTACTGATCCCGAGAAACTGGTTATTACGCACGTTAGGGCAGCCCCGTTTTTCCGGCACGCTGTTTGGCACACTGCTTTCCCTGCCAGGCATGATGTGTACCTGCTGTGCCGCGCCGGTTGCCGCAGGGCTGCGGAAATCTTCAGCCTCGGTAGGGGGAACGCTGGCGTTCTGGTTGGGTAATCCGATCCTGAACCCGGCCACGCTGGTATTTATGGGATTTGTGCTGGGCTGGCAGTTTGCGGCAATCCGGCTGGTGGCCGGGTTGCTGATGGTGTTGGGCATTGCGCGGCTGGTACAAAAAATGACGCCAGACGCGCAGGTGTCTAACGTGGTTCCGCTGAGGCCTAAAACCGATAACACGCCGTTTTTGCGACGCTGGTTTCGCGCGCTGTGGACGCTGTTCTGGAATACCATCCCGCTGTATATCCTCGCTGTGCTCCTGCTCGGCGCGGCGCGAGTCTGGCTGTTCCCTCATGCGGATGGCCTGGTCAGCAATACGCTGTTCTGGGTGGTGGCGATGGCGATTACCGGTTGCCTGTTTGTGATCCCAACGGCGGCAGAAATCCCGATTGTTCAGACCATGATGCTGGCTGGCATGGGGATGGCACCGGCGCTGGCGCTGTTGATGACCTTGCCTGCGGTGAGCGTGCCGTCGTTGCTGATGCTGCATGGCGCGCTGCCGGCCCGTTCGTTGTGGCTTACCGGCGCGTTGGTGGCATTAAGCGGAATGCTGGTTGGCGGGGTGAGTCTGTTACTGCTTTAG
- the ubiU gene encoding ubiquinone anaerobic biosynthesis protein UbiU, with the protein MELLCPAGNLPALKAAIENGADAVYIGLKDDTNARHFAGLNFTDKRLQEASRYVHQHRRKLHVAINTFAHPDGYQRWERAVDMAAEAGVDALILADIAMLEYAAERYPQIERHVSVQASATNAEAIKFYQRNFAVSRVVLPRVLSIHQVRQLARATTVPLEVFAFGSLCIMAEGRCYLSSYLTGESPNTVGACSPAKYVRWQQTSAGLESRLNEVLIDRYDAGQNAGYPTLCKGRYKVGDVPYHAMEEPTSLNTLELLPTLLSANIASVKIEGRQRSPAYVAQIARIWRQAIDRCKADPQNFRAQQSWMTALSSLSEGTQTTLGAYHREWQ; encoded by the coding sequence ATGGAATTGCTATGTCCTGCAGGTAACTTACCTGCCCTGAAGGCAGCGATAGAGAATGGTGCTGATGCCGTATATATCGGCTTGAAAGATGACACCAATGCGCGCCATTTTGCCGGGCTCAATTTTACCGATAAGCGTCTGCAGGAAGCGTCCCGCTACGTTCATCAGCATAGACGTAAACTGCATGTGGCGATCAATACTTTTGCCCATCCTGACGGCTACCAGCGCTGGGAACGGGCGGTGGATATGGCAGCAGAAGCCGGCGTCGATGCGCTGATCCTCGCTGATATCGCAATGCTGGAATACGCCGCCGAGCGCTATCCGCAGATTGAGCGCCACGTTTCGGTGCAGGCATCCGCCACTAACGCTGAGGCGATTAAGTTCTATCAACGCAACTTTGCGGTTTCACGGGTGGTTCTTCCGCGCGTGCTGTCCATTCATCAGGTTCGCCAGCTGGCGCGCGCGACAACCGTTCCGCTTGAAGTCTTTGCCTTTGGCAGCCTGTGCATCATGGCTGAAGGTCGCTGTTACCTCTCCTCCTATCTGACAGGCGAATCGCCGAACACCGTGGGTGCCTGCTCACCGGCGAAATATGTCCGTTGGCAGCAAACCTCCGCCGGACTTGAGTCACGCTTAAATGAAGTGCTGATCGACCGTTACGACGCCGGTCAAAATGCCGGTTATCCGACGCTGTGTAAGGGCCGTTATAAGGTGGGCGATGTGCCGTATCACGCCATGGAGGAACCGACCAGCCTGAATACTCTCGAGCTGCTTCCCACCCTTTTGTCGGCAAATATCGCCTCAGTGAAAATTGAGGGACGCCAGAGAAGTCCGGCCTATGTGGCGCAAATCGCGCGTATCTGGCGACAAGCCATCGATCGCTGCAAGGCTGATCCGCAGAATTTCCGCGCACAACAAAGTTGGATGACCGCATTAAGTTCGCTTAGCGAAGGCACTCAAACCACGCTCGGTGCCTATCACCGTGAATGGCAGTAA
- the ubiT gene encoding ubiquinone anaerobic biosynthesis accessory factor UbiT translates to MVLNPFRAQLVRKGPQMLRIPLQFAPFMIKKQMLQQILNWQFHHALAEGELNFLQGRWLGIEIRDLGLSWATTVEQGKLRVADRVEADVWFRGDANDLLLVAARRLDPDTLFFQRRLVIEGDTELGLEVKNLMDAIELEFMPAPLRFGLMQLADLVEAGLTEDANSPADRAGAPC, encoded by the coding sequence ATGGTGTTGAACCCATTTCGCGCTCAATTGGTTCGAAAAGGCCCGCAAATGTTGCGGATCCCGCTACAGTTTGCACCGTTCATGATCAAGAAGCAGATGCTGCAGCAGATCCTGAACTGGCAATTTCACCATGCTTTGGCTGAAGGTGAGTTAAACTTTCTGCAGGGGCGTTGGTTAGGGATTGAGATCCGTGACCTCGGGCTGAGCTGGGCAACGACTGTTGAACAGGGAAAATTACGGGTAGCCGATCGGGTTGAAGCGGACGTCTGGTTTCGCGGCGACGCCAACGATTTGCTACTGGTAGCCGCTCGCAGGTTGGATCCCGATACGCTGTTTTTCCAGCGCCGTTTGGTGATTGAAGGGGATACAGAACTGGGGCTTGAAGTGAAAAATCTGATGGATGCGATTGAGCTTGAATTCATGCCGGCGCCGTTGCGCTTTGGTCTTATGCAACTGGCTGATCTGGTTGAGGCTGGACTGACTGAGGACGCGAATTCCCCAGCGGATCGCGCGGGTGCACCATGTTGA
- a CDS encoding U32 family peptidase: MKYAIGPVLWYWPTETLQAFYQAAAASSADIIYLGEAVCSKRRATRHADWLGMAKDLAGSGKQVVLTTLALLQSPSELTELKRYVDNGEFLIEANDMGTVNMASEAGLPFVAGHALNCYNAVTLRLLHKMGMMRWCMPVELSREWLVNLLTQCEALGIRNQFEVEVLSYGHLPLAYSARCFTARAENRGKDDCQTCCIDYPQGRALRSQEDQQVFVLNGIQTMSGYCYNLGNELISMQGLVDIVRLSPEGSDTLPMLEAFRNNETGKQPLTLISRQQCNGYWWKVAGLELVN; this comes from the coding sequence ATGAAATACGCAATAGGCCCGGTACTCTGGTACTGGCCAACAGAGACGTTGCAGGCTTTTTATCAGGCAGCCGCTGCCAGCTCGGCTGACATTATTTATCTGGGCGAAGCCGTTTGCAGCAAGCGTCGGGCAACCAGGCACGCCGACTGGCTGGGGATGGCAAAAGACCTGGCGGGCAGCGGAAAACAGGTGGTGCTCACTACGCTGGCATTGCTGCAATCACCCTCTGAACTGACCGAGCTGAAAAGGTACGTTGATAACGGCGAGTTCCTGATCGAAGCTAACGATATGGGCACGGTGAATATGGCCTCAGAGGCCGGTTTGCCTTTCGTCGCCGGACATGCGCTCAACTGTTATAACGCCGTGACCCTGCGCCTGCTGCATAAAATGGGCATGATGCGCTGGTGCATGCCGGTTGAGCTTTCCCGTGAATGGCTGGTCAATTTACTCACCCAGTGTGAGGCGCTGGGGATCAGAAATCAGTTTGAGGTTGAGGTGCTGAGCTACGGCCATTTGCCGCTGGCTTATTCCGCCCGCTGCTTTACGGCCAGAGCGGAAAACCGCGGGAAAGATGATTGTCAGACCTGCTGTATTGACTATCCCCAGGGCAGAGCCTTGCGCTCGCAGGAAGATCAGCAGGTGTTTGTGCTTAACGGCATCCAGACCATGAGCGGCTACTGCTATAACCTCGGCAATGAACTGATTTCGATGCAGGGCCTGGTCGACATTGTGCGGCTGTCACCGGAAGGCAGCGATACCCTGCCGATGCTTGAAGCGTTCCGCAATAATGAAACCGGAAAACAGCCTCTGACCTTGATATCCCGCCAGCAGTGCAATGGCTACTGGTGGAAAGTGGCCGGGCTGGAATTGGTCAACTAA
- the nrdD gene encoding anaerobic ribonucleoside-triphosphate reductase, which yields MVRVIKRDGCSMPFDATRIGDAIKGAAHAAGIEDQGYCAEVTVQICQQLQQQDCLDIHDIQRAVENQLMAGRYPELARTYIEYRHDRDIARELRGKLNTAIRGLVEQSNPALLNENANKDSKVIPTQRDLLAGIVAKHYASQHILPRDVVMAHERGELHYHDLDYSPFFPMFNCMLIDLKGMLTHGFKMGNAEIEPPKSISTATAVTAQIIAQVASHIYGGTTINRIDEVLAPFVEASQAKHLKTAQQWQIADAEAYARDRTEKECYDAFQSLEYEVNTLHTANGQTPFVTFGFGLGTCWSARLVQQSILRNRIAGLGKNRKTAVFPKLVFAIKEGLNRRAGDVNYDIKQLALECASKRMYPDILNYEQVVSVTGSFKTPMGCRSFLGTWEENGELVHEGRNNIGVISLNLPRIALEAKGNEQHFWTLLDQRLALAKKALMTRIARLANVKARVAPILYMEGACGVRLNADDDVAEIFKHGRASISLGYIGLHETINALSGGETHLYDDQQLRDKAVAIVSHLRQATDRWKAETGYGFSLYSTPSENLCDRFCRLDAAEFGVVPGVTDKGYYTNSFHLDVEKKVNPYDKIDFEAAYPPVANGGFICYGEYPNIQHNLKALEDVWDYSYSRVPYYGTNTPIDECYACGFTGEFACTSKGFTCPKCGNHDAARVSVTRRVCGYLGSPDARPFNAGKQEEVKRRVKHLNGPLG from the coding sequence GTGGTGAGGGTGATTAAACGTGATGGCTGCAGTATGCCGTTTGATGCAACGCGCATCGGCGATGCAATCAAAGGCGCGGCGCACGCGGCAGGGATTGAGGATCAGGGATATTGCGCTGAGGTAACGGTGCAGATTTGCCAGCAGCTTCAGCAACAGGACTGTCTGGATATTCATGATATCCAGCGCGCGGTTGAAAACCAGCTGATGGCCGGGCGCTATCCCGAACTGGCCCGGACCTACATCGAATATCGCCACGATCGCGACATCGCCCGCGAACTGCGGGGCAAACTGAATACCGCCATTCGCGGCCTGGTTGAGCAAAGTAACCCCGCCCTGTTGAACGAAAACGCCAACAAAGACAGCAAGGTGATCCCAACGCAGCGCGATCTGCTGGCGGGGATCGTGGCTAAGCATTATGCCTCACAGCATATTTTGCCGCGTGATGTGGTGATGGCGCATGAACGTGGCGAACTCCATTACCATGACCTGGATTACTCGCCGTTCTTTCCGATGTTCAACTGTATGCTGATCGACCTGAAAGGGATGCTGACGCACGGCTTTAAGATGGGCAATGCCGAGATTGAACCCCCAAAATCCATTTCCACCGCGACAGCCGTTACGGCGCAAATCATCGCGCAGGTTGCCAGCCATATTTACGGCGGCACCACCATCAACCGCATTGATGAAGTGCTGGCGCCGTTTGTCGAGGCCAGCCAGGCTAAGCACCTGAAAACCGCACAACAGTGGCAGATCGCCGATGCCGAAGCCTATGCCCGCGACCGTACCGAAAAAGAGTGTTATGACGCTTTTCAGTCGCTTGAGTACGAAGTGAATACCCTGCATACCGCTAACGGTCAGACGCCTTTTGTCACCTTTGGTTTTGGCCTTGGTACCTGTTGGTCGGCGCGATTGGTGCAGCAATCCATTTTGCGCAACCGCATTGCCGGTTTGGGTAAAAACCGTAAAACCGCGGTGTTCCCAAAACTGGTGTTCGCCATCAAAGAAGGCCTTAACCGCCGCGCCGGTGACGTCAATTACGATATCAAACAGCTGGCCCTTGAGTGCGCCAGTAAGCGCATGTACCCGGATATTCTCAACTATGAGCAGGTGGTCAGCGTCACCGGTTCCTTCAAAACCCCCATGGGCTGCCGCAGCTTCCTCGGAACCTGGGAAGAGAACGGTGAACTGGTGCATGAAGGCCGCAATAATATCGGCGTCATCAGCCTGAATCTGCCGCGCATCGCGCTTGAAGCCAAAGGCAACGAACAGCACTTCTGGACGCTGCTCGACCAGCGTCTGGCGCTGGCGAAAAAAGCGCTGATGACCCGTATCGCCAGGCTGGCGAACGTCAAAGCCCGGGTCGCACCGATCCTGTATATGGAAGGCGCCTGTGGCGTCAGGTTGAATGCCGACGATGACGTGGCGGAGATCTTCAAACATGGCCGCGCCTCCATTTCGCTGGGTTATATCGGGCTGCACGAAACCATTAACGCATTGAGCGGCGGCGAAACGCATCTCTACGACGATCAACAGCTGCGGGACAAAGCGGTGGCGATTGTCAGCCATTTGCGTCAGGCCACCGATCGCTGGAAAGCCGAAACCGGTTACGGCTTCAGTCTGTACAGCACGCCGAGTGAGAACCTGTGCGATCGCTTCTGCCGTCTGGATGCAGCGGAGTTTGGCGTGGTGCCTGGCGTCACCGACAAAGGCTATTACACCAACAGCTTCCACCTCGACGTGGAGAAAAAGGTGAACCCCTACGACAAAATTGATTTCGAAGCGGCCTACCCGCCGGTCGCCAATGGCGGCTTCATCTGTTACGGCGAATATCCCAATATTCAGCACAACCTGAAAGCGCTGGAAGACGTCTGGGATTACAGCTACAGCCGCGTGCCCTATTACGGCACCAATACGCCAATTGATGAATGCTATGCGTGCGGCTTTACCGGCGAATTCGCCTGTACCAGCAAGGGGTTTACCTGCCCGAAATGCGGCAATCACGATGCGGCCAGAGTGTCGGTTACCCGTCGCGTTTGCGGTTATCTTGGCAGCCCGGATGCCCGTCCATTTAACGCCGGAAAACAGGAAGAGGTGAAGCGACGCGTTAAGCACTTGAATGGCCCGCTGGGGTGA
- a CDS encoding GIY-YIG nuclease family protein — protein sequence MTEIMSECERAPWRLYILRTASGMLYTGITNDVARRFLQHQAGKGAKALRGKGPLELLFHCEAGDRSSASRLEYQVKQLKRLEKIRLVEHQPVSLSAWLEGLKNG from the coding sequence ATGACTGAAATAATGAGTGAATGTGAGCGTGCGCCCTGGCGCCTGTATATCCTGCGCACCGCCAGCGGCATGCTGTATACCGGGATCACTAATGACGTGGCCAGACGCTTCTTACAGCATCAGGCGGGGAAAGGGGCGAAAGCATTACGCGGGAAAGGTCCGCTGGAGCTGCTGTTTCACTGTGAGGCCGGGGATCGTTCTTCTGCCTCCAGGCTGGAATATCAGGTGAAACAGTTGAAGCGGCTGGAGAAGATCAGGCTGGTAGAGCACCAGCCTGTCTCATTAAGCGCCTGGCTGGAGGGGCTTAAAAACGGTTAA
- a CDS encoding GNAT family N-acetyltransferase, with amino-acid sequence MLIRSEIGMDAASIDSLLRRCFETSAEAELVQQLREDGLLTLGVVATDEEGQVLGYAAFSPVTLNGEDNQWVGLAPLAVDADFRGQELGKKLIYEGLDTLNEFGYAAVVVLGDPAYYERYGFEPAARHQLRCRTLGAEAAFQVYKLADNAFTGAEGHIDYSAPFNRF; translated from the coding sequence ATGTTGATTCGTAGTGAAATAGGAATGGATGCGGCCAGCATAGACAGTTTGTTGCGCCGTTGCTTTGAAACCTCCGCGGAAGCCGAACTGGTTCAGCAACTGCGTGAAGATGGTTTACTCACCCTGGGCGTGGTCGCCACAGATGAGGAAGGCCAGGTACTGGGCTACGCGGCATTCAGTCCGGTAACCTTGAATGGCGAAGATAATCAGTGGGTCGGCCTTGCGCCGCTGGCCGTAGATGCCGATTTTCGCGGGCAGGAACTGGGCAAAAAGCTGATTTACGAAGGGCTGGATACGCTGAATGAGTTTGGCTATGCCGCAGTAGTCGTGCTCGGCGATCCGGCCTACTACGAACGATACGGTTTTGAACCGGCGGCCAGGCATCAGCTCCGTTGCCGCACGCTGGGCGCGGAGGCCGCTTTTCAGGTCTACAAGCTGGCTGATAATGCGTTTACCGGTGCAGAAGGGCATATTGACTATTCGGCGCCCTTTAACCGTTTTTAA
- a CDS encoding type 1 glutamine amidotransferase domain-containing protein encodes MSKKIAVLITDEFEDSEFTSPADAFIKAGHQVITIEKKAGVTVKGKQGKAEVKIDKSIDDVKPGDFDALLLPGGHSPDSLRGDDRFVDFTKQFVALGKPIFAICHGPQLLISADAVRGRKMTSVKAIAIDLKNAGADFYDKEVVVDNDTLVSSRTPEDLPAFNRESLRLLETA; translated from the coding sequence ATGAGCAAGAAGATTGCGGTACTGATCACCGATGAATTTGAAGACTCAGAATTTACTTCTCCTGCCGACGCTTTCATCAAGGCTGGCCATCAGGTAATCACCATTGAGAAAAAAGCCGGCGTGACCGTTAAGGGCAAGCAAGGCAAAGCTGAAGTGAAGATTGATAAATCTATCGACGACGTGAAGCCAGGCGACTTCGATGCGCTGCTGTTACCGGGCGGCCATTCGCCGGACAGCCTGAGAGGCGATGACCGTTTCGTTGACTTCACCAAGCAGTTTGTGGCGCTGGGCAAACCGATATTTGCCATCTGCCATGGCCCACAGCTGCTTATCAGCGCCGATGCGGTCCGCGGCCGTAAAATGACCTCCGTGAAGGCCATTGCGATTGATTTGAAAAATGCCGGTGCCGATTTCTACGATAAAGAAGTGGTCGTCGATAACGACACGCTGGTCAGTAGCCGCACCCCTGAGGATTTACCCGCGTTTAACCGTGAATCCCTGCGTCTGCTCGAAACGGCCTGA
- a CDS encoding luciferase-like monooxygenase, with product MSDKKNVPLSVLDLAPIPQGATARDAFHSSLALAQQAEKSGYNRYWLAEHHNMTGIASAATSVLIGYLAANTTTLRLGSGGVMLPNHSPLVIAEQFGTLESLYPGRIDLGLGRAPGSDQRTMMALRRHMGGHVDNFPSDVAEMIAWFDAEPDAQPAVQPVPGLGLKIPVWLLGSSLYSAQLSAQLGIPFAFASHFAPDMLFQALHIYRENFKPSARLEKPHAMVCVNVVAADSERDARYMFTSMQQQFINLRRGKPGPLPAPVENMDNLWSPSEQYGVQQALSMSIVGDLDKVRQGLASLIRETQADEIMVNGQIHNQQARLRSFELAMEAHNTL from the coding sequence ATGTCTGATAAAAAAAATGTCCCACTTTCGGTTCTCGATCTGGCGCCGATCCCGCAAGGCGCCACCGCGCGCGATGCGTTTCATTCTTCACTGGCTCTCGCACAGCAAGCGGAAAAGTCAGGTTATAACCGTTACTGGCTGGCTGAACACCACAACATGACCGGCATTGCCAGTGCGGCGACGTCGGTGTTGATTGGCTATCTGGCCGCCAATACCACCACGCTGCGTCTGGGCTCTGGCGGCGTCATGTTGCCAAACCATTCACCGCTGGTGATTGCCGAACAGTTCGGAACCCTCGAATCGCTTTACCCTGGCCGTATCGATTTGGGACTGGGCCGCGCGCCGGGTTCGGATCAGCGCACAATGATGGCACTTCGCCGACATATGGGCGGCCATGTTGATAACTTCCCGTCTGATGTCGCCGAGATGATTGCCTGGTTTGATGCGGAGCCAGACGCGCAACCCGCCGTCCAGCCGGTGCCAGGGCTGGGGCTGAAAATTCCGGTCTGGCTGCTCGGTTCCAGCTTATACAGCGCGCAACTTTCCGCCCAGCTAGGCATCCCATTTGCCTTTGCGTCGCATTTTGCGCCGGACATGTTGTTCCAGGCCCTGCATATTTATCGTGAAAACTTTAAGCCGTCCGCGCGTCTTGAGAAGCCGCATGCGATGGTGTGTGTGAATGTGGTTGCTGCGGATAGCGAACGGGATGCCCGCTATATGTTCACCTCGATGCAGCAGCAGTTCATCAATCTCCGCCGGGGTAAGCCAGGCCCGCTGCCTGCTCCGGTTGAGAATATGGATAACCTGTGGTCACCTTCAGAGCAGTACGGTGTGCAGCAGGCGCTGAGTATGTCAATTGTCGGCGATCTGGATAAAGTCCGTCAGGGACTGGCTTCACTGATCCGTGAAACGCAGGCTGACGAAATCATGGTGAATGGTCAGATACACAACCAGCAGGCGCGTTTGCGCTCGTTTGAACTGGCTATGGAAGCGCATAACACGCTGTAA
- the nrdG gene encoding anaerobic ribonucleoside-triphosphate reductase-activating protein: MNIHQYYPVDIINGPGTRCTLFVAGCEHQCKGCYNKSTWRLTSGHPFTVQQEEQLIADLNDTRIPRQGLSLSGGDPLHPANVADVLRLVKRVRRDCPGKDIWLWTGYLLAELTARQMQIVEQIDVLIDGKFIAALKDPALLWRGSSNQVIHYLRKADG, from the coding sequence GTGAATATCCATCAGTATTACCCGGTCGACATCATTAACGGGCCGGGCACGCGTTGCACGCTGTTTGTTGCCGGGTGTGAGCATCAGTGCAAGGGTTGCTATAACAAAAGTACCTGGCGGCTCACTTCCGGCCATCCTTTCACCGTGCAGCAGGAAGAGCAGCTGATTGCTGACCTGAACGATACGCGCATTCCCCGCCAGGGGTTATCCCTGTCGGGAGGCGATCCCTTGCATCCGGCTAACGTCGCGGATGTGCTGAGGCTGGTGAAGCGCGTGCGTCGTGATTGCCCGGGCAAGGATATCTGGCTGTGGACCGGTTACCTGCTGGCTGAGCTGACCGCCAGGCAAATGCAGATTGTTGAGCAGATTGATGTGTTAATCGATGGGAAGTTTATCGCGGCTTTAAAAGACCCGGCACTGCTGTGGCGTGGCAGCAGTAATCAGGTCATTCACTACCTGCGGAAAGCCGATGGCTAA